The Opitutaceae bacterium genome has a window encoding:
- a CDS encoding acyltransferase — protein sequence MPEQRPILTNESADAPEASGRVFGLDVYRSAAILFVTFSHGLLAHNLRLTTNAVAPGFKAVDPLILLTEHWGALGVELFFVLSGFLIGKIVIELKEAWSLQQVGHFLVRRWFRTLPLFWTMVLVNWAYETHINGRSLTVASVVGHAAFLQNFWRPRFEFMPESWSLAVEEWFYLVLPLLLFAAARFFRSAPQRRFLYVTGAIYVASLGLRFISALDPNAEWVMVQRCSTLLRFDSLMTGVLAAWFCLRYPSYWKRLAAPAAIVGLPLAYATYASMLGLPGLHFGDDHGIYVRVFRFSLLSLGLALMLPAASLWKPRRETALHRAVHVVAVSSYAMYLLNWPLFQLTMREEVTRLFPSWWSQNLLFVLKQVVLIAISYAVYRYFENPLTKLRERFGSQRQPKSDNSPAPT from the coding sequence CTGCCAGAGCAACGCCCAATCCTTACCAATGAATCGGCGGACGCGCCCGAGGCGAGCGGTCGCGTCTTTGGCCTCGATGTTTATCGCAGCGCGGCAATCCTGTTTGTCACCTTTTCGCATGGGCTGCTCGCACATAATCTACGGCTGACCACCAACGCGGTTGCGCCAGGCTTCAAGGCGGTGGACCCGCTCATCCTGCTCACCGAGCACTGGGGGGCCCTGGGTGTCGAGTTGTTCTTCGTACTCAGCGGATTCTTGATCGGAAAGATTGTCATCGAGCTGAAAGAGGCGTGGAGCCTCCAGCAAGTGGGACACTTTCTCGTGCGGCGATGGTTTCGAACCCTACCGCTGTTCTGGACGATGGTGCTCGTCAACTGGGCCTACGAAACACACATTAATGGCCGTTCCCTCACGGTGGCGTCCGTGGTCGGGCATGCGGCCTTCCTCCAGAACTTCTGGAGGCCGCGTTTTGAATTCATGCCCGAGTCCTGGAGCCTCGCGGTCGAGGAGTGGTTCTATCTGGTTCTGCCTCTGCTTCTATTCGCGGCCGCGCGCTTCTTCCGCTCTGCCCCGCAGAGGAGGTTTTTGTACGTGACCGGGGCAATTTATGTCGCCTCCCTTGGCCTTCGATTTATCTCCGCACTCGATCCAAATGCCGAATGGGTCATGGTCCAGCGCTGCTCCACCCTCCTGCGTTTCGACTCGCTCATGACGGGCGTCTTGGCGGCATGGTTTTGCTTGAGATATCCTTCCTATTGGAAACGGCTTGCGGCACCTGCAGCAATTGTGGGTCTCCCGCTGGCCTACGCGACCTACGCCTCCATGCTGGGCCTTCCAGGGCTGCACTTCGGGGATGACCATGGAATTTACGTGCGCGTGTTTCGCTTCTCCCTGTTGAGCCTCGGCTTGGCGTTGATGCTGCCGGCGGCCTCCCTATGGAAGCCGCGACGGGAAACAGCGCTGCACCGGGCGGTGCACGTCGTCGCAGTCAGCTCGTATGCGATGTACCTCCTCAATTGGCCGCTCTTCCAACTCACGATGAGAGAGGAAGTCACCCGCCTCTTTCCAAGCTGGTGGAGCCAAAACCTCCTTTTCGTTCTGAAGCAGGTCGTGCTGATCGCCATCAGTTACGCTGTCTACCGTTATTTCGAGAATCCCCTCACCAAATTGCGGGAGCGGTTCGGCTCGCAGAGGCAACCCAAGAGCGACAACTCCCCAGCCCCCACTTGA
- the carB gene encoding carbamoyl-phosphate synthase large subunit, producing MPKRTDLKSILIIGAGPIVIGQACEFDYSGTQACKALKEEGYRVILVNSNPATIMTDPEFADVTYIEPLTVEMLEKIIEAERPSALLPTLGGQTALNLSMELHKAGILKKFGVEMIGAKPDAIHKGEDREAFKQAMLKIGLDVARSRTVKSMEEARSAAEMLGKFPLIIRPSFTLGGSGGGIAYNKEEFERIVANGLDLSPVHEVLVEECLLGWKEYEMEVMRDHKDQCVVICSIENFDPMGVHTGDSITVAPSMTLTDKEFQVMRDASFAVIREIGVETGGSNIQFSVDPDTGRMVVIEMNPRVSRSSALASKATGFPIAKIAAKLAVGYTLDELKNDITRLTPASFEPTIDYVVTKIPRFTFEKFPDADPTLTSAMKSVGEAMAIGRTFKESMQKALRSLETGARGFGGGGKLGDDVLPEDGVIRQKLGTPNAERIFYIRYAYLAGYTVEQVFDLTKIDRWFLTQLLEIFEMEQQLKKQTLASLDTHTLRRAKQFGFSDAQLAHILKSDLASVRTERKKRGVQTTYRLVDTCAAEFEAFTPYYYSSYGDENEVIPSKRRKIMILGGGPNRIGQGIEFDYCCVHASFALREIGFETVMVNSNPETVSTDYDTSDRLYFEPLTLEDVLEIYQQEGCEGVIVQFGGQTPLNLATALKANGVNIIGTSPESIETAEDRKLFAAILNKLDLRQPANRTALTETEALAFAHEIGFPVLLRPSFVLGGRGMFIVYSEEEFKKVISQAFAAMPGKPVLIDKFLEDAIELDVDCIADGETSVIGGMLEHIEFAGVHSGDAAMVMPPHTLGSEMLDTVRRATHALAKELNVIGLMNVQFAIKDNVLYVLEVNPRASRTVPFVAKAMGVPLAKLAAKVMTGKKLKDLGFTTEHIPKHWCVKEAVFPFVRFPGATITLGPEMRSTGEVMGLDEDLGIAFAKAQAAAKPGLPTKGNVFLSVKDGDKTRAVQIAHDLLELGFEIYSTSGTADALAAAGIKVNRLAKIDQGRPTAVDMIKNGQIQLVINTPSGMIPRKDENKIRAASWAHNICIMTTITGAVAAVQGIKALRTQKVVVRPIQKYVGNVLTRS from the coding sequence ATGCCCAAACGCACCGACCTCAAGTCCATCCTCATTATCGGTGCCGGTCCCATCGTGATCGGCCAAGCCTGCGAGTTTGACTATTCCGGCACCCAGGCGTGCAAGGCGCTCAAGGAGGAGGGCTACCGTGTGATTCTTGTGAACTCCAATCCGGCCACCATCATGACGGATCCGGAGTTCGCGGATGTCACCTACATCGAACCGCTTACGGTCGAGATGCTGGAGAAGATCATCGAGGCCGAGCGTCCCTCGGCGCTCCTCCCCACCTTGGGCGGCCAGACTGCGCTCAATCTGTCGATGGAGTTGCACAAGGCAGGCATCCTCAAAAAATTTGGTGTGGAGATGATCGGCGCCAAGCCCGACGCGATCCACAAGGGCGAAGATCGCGAGGCCTTCAAACAGGCCATGCTCAAGATTGGTCTCGATGTCGCGCGCTCACGCACGGTGAAATCGATGGAAGAGGCGCGGTCTGCGGCGGAAATGCTCGGTAAATTCCCGCTGATCATCCGCCCGTCGTTCACCCTTGGCGGGTCCGGTGGTGGCATCGCCTACAACAAGGAGGAGTTTGAGCGGATCGTCGCCAACGGTCTCGACCTCTCGCCCGTGCACGAGGTGCTCGTGGAAGAGTGTCTCCTCGGCTGGAAGGAATACGAGATGGAGGTGATGCGCGACCACAAGGACCAGTGCGTCGTGATCTGCTCGATCGAGAATTTCGATCCCATGGGCGTGCACACCGGTGACTCGATCACCGTGGCTCCCTCGATGACGCTGACCGACAAGGAGTTTCAGGTCATGCGCGACGCCTCCTTCGCCGTGATTCGCGAGATCGGCGTCGAAACAGGCGGCTCCAACATCCAATTCTCCGTCGATCCCGACACCGGCCGCATGGTCGTGATTGAGATGAACCCGCGCGTGTCGCGCAGCTCCGCCCTGGCGTCGAAGGCCACCGGCTTTCCAATCGCCAAGATCGCGGCAAAGCTGGCTGTCGGCTACACGCTCGACGAACTCAAGAACGACATCACCCGTCTCACCCCGGCCAGCTTCGAACCGACCATCGACTACGTCGTCACAAAAATCCCGCGGTTCACGTTCGAAAAGTTCCCCGATGCCGACCCCACCCTCACCTCGGCGATGAAGTCCGTGGGCGAGGCGATGGCGATCGGACGCACCTTCAAGGAGTCGATGCAGAAAGCCCTGCGCTCCCTCGAAACCGGAGCACGGGGTTTCGGCGGCGGCGGCAAGCTGGGTGACGATGTCCTCCCGGAAGACGGTGTCATCCGACAAAAACTGGGCACCCCGAATGCCGAGCGCATCTTCTACATCCGCTACGCCTACCTCGCAGGCTACACGGTGGAGCAGGTCTTTGACCTCACGAAGATTGACCGCTGGTTCCTCACGCAGCTGCTCGAGATCTTCGAGATGGAGCAGCAGCTCAAAAAGCAAACCCTCGCGTCCCTCGACACGCACACCCTGCGGCGCGCCAAGCAGTTCGGCTTCTCAGACGCACAATTGGCCCACATCCTGAAAAGCGACCTCGCCTCGGTGCGCACCGAGCGCAAGAAGCGGGGCGTGCAGACCACGTATCGCCTTGTGGATACATGCGCCGCCGAATTCGAGGCCTTTACGCCCTACTACTATTCGAGCTACGGCGACGAAAATGAGGTGATCCCGTCCAAGCGGCGCAAGATCATGATCCTAGGCGGCGGGCCTAATCGTATCGGCCAGGGCATCGAGTTCGACTACTGCTGCGTGCACGCGTCCTTCGCGCTGCGCGAGATCGGCTTTGAAACCGTGATGGTGAATTCGAACCCGGAGACGGTGTCCACAGACTACGACACCTCGGATCGGCTCTACTTTGAACCCCTCACCCTCGAGGATGTGCTGGAGATTTACCAGCAGGAGGGATGCGAGGGCGTGATCGTCCAGTTCGGCGGGCAGACGCCGCTCAATCTCGCCACCGCCCTGAAGGCAAACGGGGTGAATATCATCGGCACGAGCCCCGAGTCCATCGAGACCGCCGAGGACCGGAAACTCTTCGCGGCCATCCTCAACAAGCTCGATCTCCGGCAACCCGCGAATCGCACCGCGCTGACTGAGACCGAAGCATTGGCTTTCGCGCACGAGATCGGCTTTCCCGTTCTCCTGCGCCCGTCGTTCGTTCTCGGCGGACGAGGCATGTTCATCGTCTACAGCGAGGAGGAGTTCAAGAAGGTGATTTCGCAGGCGTTTGCAGCGATGCCGGGCAAGCCGGTTCTCATCGACAAGTTCCTCGAGGACGCGATCGAGCTTGACGTCGACTGCATCGCCGACGGCGAGACCTCCGTTATCGGCGGCATGCTCGAGCACATCGAGTTTGCCGGCGTGCACTCGGGCGACGCCGCGATGGTGATGCCCCCGCACACACTCGGTAGTGAAATGTTGGATACCGTGCGCAGGGCCACGCATGCGCTTGCGAAGGAACTCAATGTCATCGGCCTGATGAACGTGCAGTTCGCGATCAAGGACAACGTGCTTTACGTACTCGAGGTGAACCCGCGCGCTTCCCGCACCGTGCCGTTCGTGGCCAAGGCCATGGGCGTCCCGCTGGCGAAGCTAGCCGCCAAGGTGATGACCGGGAAGAAGCTCAAGGATCTCGGTTTCACCACGGAGCACATCCCGAAACATTGGTGCGTGAAGGAGGCGGTTTTTCCGTTTGTTCGTTTCCCTGGCGCGACAATCACACTCGGACCCGAAATGCGCTCCACGGGCGAGGTCATGGGTCTCGACGAGGACCTCGGCATTGCCTTCGCAAAGGCACAGGCTGCCGCCAAGCCGGGCCTGCCCACCAAGGGCAACGTATTCCTCTCCGTGAAGGATGGCGACAAGACCCGCGCCGTCCAGATCGCCCATGACCTGCTCGAACTTGGCTTTGAGATCTACTCGACCAGCGGCACGGCCGATGCTCTCGCTGCAGCCGGGATCAAGGTCAACCGCCTCGCCAAGATCGACCAGGGTCGACCGACGGCGGTCGACATGATCAAGAACGGCCAGATCCAATTGGTGATCAACACGCCGTCGGGCATGATTCCGCGCAAGGATGAGAACAAGATTCGCGCCGCTTCCTGGGCCCATAACATCTGCATCATGACCACCATTACCGGCGCCGTCGCCGCGGTGCAGGGCATCAAGGCCCTGAGGACACAGAAGGTCGTGGTACGCCCCATCCAAAAGTACGTGGGCAACGTCCTCACGCGTTCCTGA
- the purU gene encoding formyltetrahydrofolate deformylase: MAADPTLVALLHGPDRPGLVAKTSGWIYENGGNILHADQHHDRDAGIFFQRIEWSSDPNGLASDGALFKRFAENLKMSARVESTAHEPKVAIFVSKADHCFHELALRWRAGEYPGTIVAVVSNHQDLAPAAALYGLPFHFIPVTAASKPEAEARQVALLRELNVGLVILARYMQVLSAEFLAAWGRPVINIHHSFLPAFAGGRPYHQAHERGVKLIGATAHYATAVLDDGPIIAQDVARISHRHDVSDLIRHGRDLEKLVLAQAVRFHLAHRVLVYGHKTVVFD; encoded by the coding sequence ATGGCTGCCGATCCGACTTTGGTGGCATTGCTGCACGGCCCGGACAGGCCGGGCCTTGTTGCGAAGACCTCCGGTTGGATCTACGAGAACGGCGGCAACATCCTGCACGCCGACCAGCATCACGACCGCGATGCCGGCATTTTCTTCCAGCGTATTGAGTGGTCCTCCGACCCAAACGGTCTCGCTTCCGACGGGGCCCTGTTCAAGCGCTTCGCTGAGAACCTCAAGATGTCGGCACGCGTCGAGTCCACGGCGCATGAGCCAAAGGTCGCCATCTTTGTATCCAAGGCCGACCATTGCTTTCATGAACTTGCGCTCCGGTGGCGCGCCGGGGAGTACCCCGGCACCATCGTGGCCGTGGTGTCCAATCATCAGGACCTTGCCCCGGCTGCCGCGCTTTACGGCTTGCCGTTTCATTTCATCCCCGTCACGGCTGCGAGCAAACCGGAAGCTGAGGCACGCCAGGTGGCCCTGTTGCGTGAACTGAATGTCGGCCTCGTAATCCTGGCCCGGTACATGCAGGTCCTCTCCGCCGAGTTTCTGGCGGCCTGGGGCCGCCCCGTGATCAACATCCACCACAGCTTTTTGCCTGCATTCGCAGGGGGGCGTCCCTACCACCAGGCACACGAGCGTGGCGTGAAGCTGATTGGCGCCACCGCCCACTACGCCACGGCCGTGCTCGACGACGGGCCCATCATTGCACAGGACGTCGCACGGATCAGTCACCGGCATGATGTCAGCGATTTGATACGTCACGGCCGCGATTTGGAAAAGCTGGTGCTCGCCCAAGCAGTCCGCTTTCACCTCGCACACCGTGTCCTGGTTTATGGACACAAAACGGTGGTGTTTGATTGA
- a CDS encoding sigma-54 dependent transcriptional regulator: MATVLIVDDLLSIHEMLDAVIQPTGFATAFATDGEKALARFKTERQDIVLADIDMKPMDGLTLLKHLKQIDPHVVVIIMTAYANTDSALQALKYGAFDYLQKPFRVDELIATLRRGIDYKTALATDVAQPSKSASEEIRIERKLVGSSVRFSKVIQQIRRLASVRTPALIQGEAGTGKSTVADTLHATGPFPDQKFVKVDCTSTNHDGLRSGLVGNGSEGGTWIQAAKGGTLCLHHVQCLPLQLQKEFVGILRNTAHTFRLIATTTEDLEALTDEGKFHDDLFYRVAALPVILPPLRERLEDIPELIQYFTSKTANPFFDSSMIEFTDDALDVLRAYHWPGNLTELYQVVSKIAASSENRVITSEHLPMRLKELKQWPSLAEFLAGQQKSYVDSVLRAAKGDKDRAAKILGIGVDAIR; this comes from the coding sequence ATGGCTACCGTCCTCATTGTCGACGATCTGCTCTCGATCCACGAGATGCTCGACGCGGTGATCCAGCCGACTGGGTTTGCCACGGCCTTCGCAACAGATGGAGAGAAGGCGCTCGCCCGATTCAAAACCGAGCGGCAGGACATCGTGCTGGCAGACATCGACATGAAGCCGATGGACGGCCTCACGCTGCTCAAGCACCTCAAGCAAATCGACCCCCACGTCGTCGTTATCATCATGACAGCCTATGCCAACACGGATAGCGCCTTGCAGGCGCTGAAGTACGGGGCGTTTGATTACCTGCAAAAGCCCTTCCGGGTTGACGAACTGATCGCGACGTTGAGACGTGGCATCGACTACAAGACCGCCCTCGCCACCGACGTGGCCCAACCGTCAAAGAGCGCATCCGAAGAGATTCGCATTGAGCGAAAGCTCGTGGGTTCGAGTGTGCGTTTCTCAAAGGTTATCCAGCAAATTCGCCGCCTGGCTTCCGTTCGTACACCGGCATTAATCCAAGGTGAAGCCGGGACCGGCAAGTCAACTGTCGCCGATACCTTGCACGCCACCGGCCCGTTCCCCGACCAAAAGTTCGTCAAGGTCGACTGCACCTCGACCAACCACGACGGTCTGCGCAGCGGCCTTGTCGGCAATGGCTCAGAGGGAGGGACCTGGATTCAAGCGGCAAAGGGAGGCACGCTCTGCCTCCATCACGTGCAGTGTCTGCCGCTCCAGCTTCAAAAGGAGTTCGTGGGCATCCTTCGCAACACAGCGCACACCTTCCGCCTCATCGCCACCACGACGGAGGATCTCGAGGCACTCACCGACGAGGGTAAGTTCCATGACGACCTCTTCTACCGAGTCGCCGCGCTCCCTGTGATCCTCCCGCCCCTTCGCGAACGCTTGGAGGATATCCCGGAGCTCATCCAGTACTTCACGAGCAAGACAGCGAACCCGTTTTTCGACTCTTCGATGATTGAGTTCACGGACGACGCCCTCGACGTTCTACGCGCCTACCATTGGCCGGGAAACCTAACGGAGCTGTACCAGGTTGTGTCAAAAATCGCCGCCTCCTCGGAAAATCGAGTGATCACATCCGAGCACTTGCCCATGCGCCTGAAGGAGCTCAAACAATGGCCCTCGCTCGCCGAGTTTCTCGCCGGCCAGCAGAAGAGTTACGTCGACAGCGTCCTTCGCGCCGCCAAGGGCGATAAGGATCGTGCTGCGAAGATCTTGGGCATCGGCGTTGATGCGATCCGTTGA